GCGCTGCCCGCAACCGTCGCGCTCGCGCCGGCCGCGCATGCGCAGGATTATACCAACATCACCGCTTCCGGCCGCGTGACCAACGAAAACGGCGCGCCGATCGCCGGCGCGACGGTGACGATCAAATCGTCCGACCGCGGCATCGAGCGCACGACGACGACCAACGACGCCGGCTCCTACAGCTTCGACCAGCTCACCCCGGGCGCCTATGATTTCAGCGTCAGCGCCACCGGCTTCGCTGCCTATACCGAACAGCGCGTGCTACTGACCGCAGCCAATGGCGGCGGCAACAGCTTCCGCCTCGTGCCCGACCAGCGCGACGGCGACATCGTCGTGCAGGGCCAGCGCATCGTCACTGCCGACTTCAACGATGCGACCACCGGCGCGGTGATCGAGCTGGCGGATATCGACAAGCGTCTTCCCGTCGCGCGTACCTTGCAGGATGTGGTGATGCTGGCGCCGGGCGTGACCCGCGGGTCCAGCACCAACGGCACCTTCGCCAACCAGGTGACGATCAACGGCTCCACCTTCACCGAAAACGCCTATTTCGTGAACGGCCTCGCCATCACCAACTTCCGCATCGGCCTGGCGCCGGTGGAGGTGCCCTATGACTTCTACGAGACGATCGAGGTCAAGACCGGCGGCTATCCGGCAGAATTCGGCCGTGCCACCGGCGGCGTGATCAACGCCGTCACCAAATCCGGTTCCAACGACTATCATGCCAGCGTGCTCGGCACGTGGGAGCCCAACGGCCTGCGTTCCAACTCGCCCGGCACCGTCGAGCTCGACAATGAGGATGCCACCCGCACCCGGCGCGAACTGGTGCTGCAGGCGAGCGGCCCGATCATCAAGGACCATCTGTTCGTCTACGGCCTCTACAATTTCCGCGAGTTCGAGAGCTTCACGCCGGATGCCGACCAGGACAATGCGACCCGCGTCCGCAACACCAGCCCGTTCTGGGGCGTGAAGGTCGACGGCTATGTCACCGACGACCAGCACCTCGAATTCACCTATTTCGACAGCAGCAACGACACCCACACCCGCAGCCTGGTCTATGATCGCGCGACGGGCGAGAAGGGCGCCGAGACCGGCGGCACCGACCAGCGCGCCGGCGGCGAGAATTTCGTCGGCCGCTACACCGGCACCTTCGCGCCCTGGCTCACCGTTTCCGCCGCCTATGGCCAGAACAAGCTGCGCGACGGCACCCTGCCGCTCGACATCACCAATGAACGCGTCCTCGACTATCGCGAGAATCCGGCGGGCACCGACATCGGCCTCAACCGCATCACCGATGCCTATGGCCTGACCAACGACAAGCGTGAATTCTACCGCGCCGATGTCGATTTCAACTTCGAGATCTTCGGCGCGCACCACCTGCGCGTGGGCTATGATCATGAAACCGACACGTCCAGCCAGATCCACCAGACGATGGGTGGCGGCTTCTACAAGATCTTCACCGCCGGCACGCAGGATTCCGCCGACCTCGGCATCCCGCTGGGCACCGACTATTACACCACCCGCGTGTATCGCAACAATGGCGAGACCACGGTCAAGAACGAAGCCTTCTATATCGAGGATGACTGGTCGCTGTTCGACGACCGTGTGAAGTTGCAGCTCGGGCTGCGCAACGACCGGTTCAGCAACCAGGGGGTCGACGGCAAATCCTATTACAAGTCCGGCAACCAGTGGGCGCCGCGCCTCGGCGCCTCGTTCGACGTGTTCGGCGATCGCCGCACGAAGCTCTACGGCTTCTTCGGCAGATATTTCCTGCCGATGTCGGGCGATATCAACCTGAACGTCGCCGGCGGCACCGTCACCTACACGCGCTACAACCTGCTCAACGGCATCAACAGCGCCGATGGCACGCCGAATGCCGGCGCGCCGATCCTCGGCGGCCTTGGCCTCACCGCCTGCCCCGATACCGGCGTCGCCAACTGCATCGTCAGCCGGGACGGCAGCACCGCCGATTACTCCTCGTCGATCGCGCACAACCTCAAGCCGCAATCGATCGACGAGTTCATCTTCGGCGGCGAGCATCGGCTCGGCGACGGCATCAAGCTGGGCCTCTATTACACCCATCGCAGCCTCAACGACGCGATCGAGGATATCTCGGCGGATTATGGCGCGCGCGCCTATTGCGTCCGCGCTGGGTTCAGCGAGGCTGATTGCACCGCCCAATTCCCCGGCGGCTCGATCTGGCCGATCGCCAATCCCGGGCGTGACACGGTGATCAACATCACCTTGCCGGACGGCACCAACGAAGTCGCCACCTTGCGCGCCGAGGATCTGCGTTACCCGAAGCCCAAGCGCAATTTCGACTCCGTCACGCTCACCTTCGATCGCGCGTTCGACGGCGTGTGGGGGCTCTCCGGCTCCTACACCTGGGCGATGAACAAGGGCAATTATGAGGGCGGCGTGCGCTCGGAGAACGGCCAGCTCGCGGTCAACCGCTCGGCCGACTTCGACTCGCCCGGCTTCCTCAGCGGCGCCTATGGCTATCTGCCCAACGATCGCCGCCACACGCTCAAGCTCTATGGCAGCTATCGACCGCTGAGCTTCCTCGATCTCGGCGCCAACCTGCTGGTGCAGTCACCGAAGCATTACAGCTGCATCGGCACCGTGCCGTTCGACGTGGACCCGACCGCCTACGGCTATCATGGCTATAGCTATTATTGCGGCGGCGAGGTCGTGCCACGCGGCTCCGCCTTCAAGGGCGACTGGCTGAAGTCGATCGACGTCAGCGCGGTGGTCAACATGCCCAAGACCTGGGGTATCGACGCCTCGCTGCGCTTCGACGTGTTCAACCTGTTCAACAGCAAGTCGGTGACCGCCTTCAACGAAGCCGGCGAACTTGGCAACGGCACCCCGAACCCGCTCTATCGCACCCCGCAGGCGTATCAGACGCCCCGCTACGTGCGCATGCAGTTCCGCGTCGGGTTCTAAAGGACGGAGCATGTTTCCTCCCCGAGCTCTGCTCGGGGAGGACGAAAGGAGCCACCGCGGGTATCTGCCGATCCGCCCGCAATTGACCATTCCACCACACACAGGGCACCCTCAGCCCTCACCGCCGCCCAAGGAGATCCACCATTTTCAAACGATCCGAGCGTCAGCGCGAAATCGTCGCGCGGTTGCGCGGGGGTGTGGCGTTGTCGGTGAACGGCCTCGCCGCCGACCTCAACGTGTCCGACGAAACGATCCGCCGCGAACTGCGCATCCTCGAGGAACAGGGGGCGATCATCCGCGAACATGGCGGTGCGCGCCTCGCCGCTCCCGTCTACGAAGGCCCGCTCGTCCAGCGGATGGAGGAGCATGCCGACGCCAAGCTGCGCATCGCCCGCGCCGCCGCCGAGTTCGTGCCCGACGGCGCGATCCTCTTCATCGATAGCGGCACCACCTCCTGCTATGTCGCGCGGCAGCTCGTCGACCGGCGGTCGCTGACGGTGATCACCAATTCGCTGCAGGTGGCGAACGACCTCGGCAGCATCAACAACAACCGCCTGTTCCTCGCCGCCGGGCAAATGGATCCGGATTATCGCGCCTTCTCCGATCACACCGCGCAAGCCTATGTCGCCGGCTTCACGCCGCATCTGGCGATATTGTCGGTCGGCGCGATCAGCCTCGATCGCGGGCTGATGGATTATCATCCGGGCGAGGCCGCGATGAGCCGCATCGCCTACGCCACGTCGGAAAAGGTGTTGCTCGGCGCCGATTCCTCGAAATTCGGCCGCTACGGCCTGATGCACACCGCCGCGCTCACCGATGTCGACCTGCTGGTTACCGAGGCGCCGCTCGACGAGGAATTCGCCCGCGCCTTCGACCATGCCGAGGTGGTGATCGCCTGACCCACGCACCGGCGCCCGCCGCTGCCAGCGCCACGCCGGCGCCGGCCGCGGCGAGCAGCGCGTGCAGCGCCCAGAATTGCGCGGGCGCCATCCGCTCGTAGAAGGCGCCGCCGAAGCCGACCCACAAATTGGCGAAGAAGCCGTGGAGGTAGAAGATGCCCACCCAGAGCCCGGTGAAGCGCGCCGGCGCGGAGGCAGTGACGAGGCTGAGCCCCGCCGGCCAGACGAGGACGATCGCAACGTCGATCAGCAGCAGATAGGCGAGCGGCGCCACGATCGGCACCGCGCCGGTGCCGATCGTGGCCGATGCCGCCAGCACCAGATTGCCGAGCGCGCAGGCCGCGCAACCCAATGCGATCTGCCCCAATGCGCCCAGCGCCAGCCCGCGGCGGGCCAGCGCCTTGAGCCCGATCTGCGTCAACGGCACGAGCGCGAGCGTGAACAGCCCGTCGAGCGAGAGCAGCCAGGGCACCGGCAGCCGCCAGCCGAACGCCTCCAGCGCCACCTGCGTCCGCGCCCAGACCAGGAACATGTTGCCGATCTGTTCATAGGCACCAAAGCACAGGAACACTGCGAGCAGCGCCGCGACGACGCGCGCCAGGTCTCCCGCGCCCGCAGGGTCGCGCGCGTCGGCGGGAGAGGGGGCGGGTGACCGCTTCGCCGGCGCCGCCACCGCGATCCGCCGGGCCGCCAGATGATAGCCTGCCAGCCCGATCGAGACCGCAACCGCCGCCGCCATCATGCTCCAGCG
The window above is part of the Sphingomonas sanxanigenens DSM 19645 = NX02 genome. Proteins encoded here:
- a CDS encoding TonB-dependent receptor; this encodes MTSLSRTARRAAFIRAALLLGAALPATVALAPAAHAQDYTNITASGRVTNENGAPIAGATVTIKSSDRGIERTTTTNDAGSYSFDQLTPGAYDFSVSATGFAAYTEQRVLLTAANGGGNSFRLVPDQRDGDIVVQGQRIVTADFNDATTGAVIELADIDKRLPVARTLQDVVMLAPGVTRGSSTNGTFANQVTINGSTFTENAYFVNGLAITNFRIGLAPVEVPYDFYETIEVKTGGYPAEFGRATGGVINAVTKSGSNDYHASVLGTWEPNGLRSNSPGTVELDNEDATRTRRELVLQASGPIIKDHLFVYGLYNFREFESFTPDADQDNATRVRNTSPFWGVKVDGYVTDDQHLEFTYFDSSNDTHTRSLVYDRATGEKGAETGGTDQRAGGENFVGRYTGTFAPWLTVSAAYGQNKLRDGTLPLDITNERVLDYRENPAGTDIGLNRITDAYGLTNDKREFYRADVDFNFEIFGAHHLRVGYDHETDTSSQIHQTMGGGFYKIFTAGTQDSADLGIPLGTDYYTTRVYRNNGETTVKNEAFYIEDDWSLFDDRVKLQLGLRNDRFSNQGVDGKSYYKSGNQWAPRLGASFDVFGDRRTKLYGFFGRYFLPMSGDINLNVAGGTVTYTRYNLLNGINSADGTPNAGAPILGGLGLTACPDTGVANCIVSRDGSTADYSSSIAHNLKPQSIDEFIFGGEHRLGDGIKLGLYYTHRSLNDAIEDISADYGARAYCVRAGFSEADCTAQFPGGSIWPIANPGRDTVINITLPDGTNEVATLRAEDLRYPKPKRNFDSVTLTFDRAFDGVWGLSGSYTWAMNKGNYEGGVRSENGQLAVNRSADFDSPGFLSGAYGYLPNDRRHTLKLYGSYRPLSFLDLGANLLVQSPKHYSCIGTVPFDVDPTAYGYHGYSYYCGGEVVPRGSAFKGDWLKSIDVSAVVNMPKTWGIDASLRFDVFNLFNSKSVTAFNEAGELGNGTPNPLYRTPQAYQTPRYVRMQFRVGF
- a CDS encoding DeoR/GlpR family DNA-binding transcription regulator, which produces MVARLRGGVALSVNGLAADLNVSDETIRRELRILEEQGAIIREHGGARLAAPVYEGPLVQRMEEHADAKLRIARAAAEFVPDGAILFIDSGTTSCYVARQLVDRRSLTVITNSLQVANDLGSINNNRLFLAAGQMDPDYRAFSDHTAQAYVAGFTPHLAILSVGAISLDRGLMDYHPGEAAMSRIAYATSEKVLLGADSSKFGRYGLMHTAALTDVDLLVTEAPLDEEFARAFDHAEVVIA
- a CDS encoding MFS transporter, producing the protein MTGVMKSVRRRFGLPEGFLALAGTEFWERFALAGVKSMLTLVLIDHVVGRADVFGSGAAERALEGWFGPLSAAGFASQIYGMANALLYLSVPLGGLLGDRVAGPRGAVYLGGGAMVAGLLLMPTRLFFLPGLILFATGAGTLKGNLSTVVGTLFNDDAARRRGFACYLGVLNAGVICGPFVCGALAVVGGWRWSMMAAAVAVSIGLAGYHLAARRIAVAAPAKRSPAPSPADARDPAGAGDLARVVAALLAVFLCFGAYEQIGNMFLVWARTQVALEAFGWRLPVPWLLSLDGLFTLALVPLTQIGLKALARRGLALGALGQIALGCAACALGNLVLAASATIGTGAVPIVAPLAYLLLIDVAIVLVWPAGLSLVTASAPARFTGLWVGIFYLHGFFANLWVGFGGAFYERMAPAQFWALHALLAAAGAGVALAAAGAGAWVRRSPPRHGRRRGRIPRRAAPR